The following are from one region of the Mycolicibacterium diernhoferi genome:
- a CDS encoding aldehyde dehydrogenase family protein — translation MTATADRSEVATILNPATGEVAGEVRWTNPADVPQIAAGLREAQRGWEARGAKGRAKVLARYAVWLADHREEIENLLIAETGKSATDAAQEVPMAIAILSYYIKVIEKATAPEGRPAPLPFLSIKKIEVHYRPRPVVGIIAPWNYPVANALMDAIGALAAGCAVLLKPSERTPLTAEVLLRGWLDSGAPEVLALAQGAREVSEAVIDNADYIQFTGSTATGTKVAERAARRLTPVSLELGGKDPMIVLEDADIELAANAAVWGAMFNAGQTCVSVERVYVLEQVYDQFVAAVVKAVENLKMGAGEGHSFGALIDDSQVAVTARHVDDALAKGAKALTGGTRPEGAGSFYPATVLVDVDHSMACMTEETFGPTLPIMKVSSVGEAVRLANDSPYGLSASVFSKDTERAKDIALQLDCGAVNVNDVISNLMCTTAPMGGWKTSGIGARFGGIDGVRKFCRQETVVVPRLSVGAGGTYYNNSLKALARVNKMMTKMALSRPKREAK, via the coding sequence ATGACCGCCACTGCTGACCGTTCCGAGGTCGCCACCATCCTGAATCCCGCCACCGGTGAGGTGGCCGGTGAAGTCCGCTGGACCAACCCTGCCGATGTTCCGCAGATCGCTGCCGGCCTGCGCGAAGCGCAGCGCGGGTGGGAGGCCCGCGGCGCAAAGGGCCGCGCCAAGGTCCTCGCTCGCTACGCCGTTTGGCTGGCTGACCACCGCGAGGAGATCGAGAACCTGCTGATCGCCGAGACCGGCAAATCGGCCACCGACGCGGCGCAGGAAGTGCCGATGGCGATCGCCATCCTGTCCTACTACATCAAGGTCATCGAGAAGGCGACGGCGCCGGAGGGGCGGCCCGCCCCGCTGCCGTTCCTGTCGATCAAGAAGATCGAAGTGCACTACCGGCCGCGCCCGGTCGTCGGCATCATCGCGCCCTGGAACTACCCCGTCGCCAACGCCCTGATGGACGCCATCGGTGCGCTGGCCGCAGGGTGTGCGGTGCTGCTCAAGCCGTCCGAGCGCACCCCGCTGACCGCCGAGGTGCTGCTGCGCGGCTGGCTGGACTCGGGTGCCCCCGAGGTGCTCGCCCTCGCGCAGGGCGCCCGCGAGGTGTCCGAGGCCGTCATCGACAACGCCGACTACATCCAGTTCACCGGTTCCACCGCGACCGGCACCAAGGTGGCCGAACGGGCCGCCCGCCGGCTCACGCCCGTCAGCCTGGAACTCGGCGGCAAGGACCCGATGATCGTGCTGGAGGACGCCGACATCGAACTCGCGGCCAATGCCGCGGTCTGGGGCGCGATGTTCAACGCGGGTCAGACGTGCGTGTCGGTGGAGCGGGTGTACGTCCTTGAGCAGGTGTACGACCAGTTCGTCGCCGCGGTCGTCAAGGCCGTGGAGAACCTCAAGATGGGTGCGGGGGAGGGCCATTCGTTCGGCGCCCTGATCGACGACTCGCAGGTCGCCGTGACCGCACGACACGTCGACGACGCGCTGGCCAAGGGTGCCAAGGCGCTCACCGGCGGCACGCGGCCCGAGGGGGCGGGCAGCTTCTACCCTGCCACCGTGCTGGTCGACGTCGACCATTCGATGGCCTGTATGACCGAGGAGACCTTCGGCCCGACGTTGCCGATCATGAAGGTGTCTTCCGTCGGTGAGGCCGTCCGGCTGGCCAACGACAGCCCCTACGGACTGAGTGCATCGGTCTTCTCCAAGGACACCGAGCGCGCCAAGGATATTGCGCTACAACTGGATTGCGGTGCCGTCAACGTCAACGACGTGATCTCCAACCTGATGTGCACCACCGCGCCGATGGGCGGCTGGAAGACCTCGGGTATCGGGGCACGGTTCGGCGGGATCGACGGGGTGCGCAAGTTCTGCCGGCAGGAGACGGTGGTCGTACCGCGCCTGTCGGTCGGCGCGGGCGGCACCTACTACAACAACTCGCTCAAGGCGCTGGCCCGGGTCAACAAGATGATGACCAAGATGGCGCTGTCGCGGCCCAAGCGCGAAGCCAAGTAG
- a CDS encoding VOC family protein, translated as MIDHFGINCADWERSKAFYDKVLGVLGYTRQMDYQVAIGYGTDGKPDFWIADMNAGEASGANRETHIAFRAAGPEAVQAFYDAALELGAESLHAPRLWPEYHPAYFGAFVRDPDGNNVEAVFHGA; from the coding sequence GTGATAGATCACTTCGGAATCAACTGTGCGGATTGGGAGCGGTCGAAGGCCTTCTATGACAAGGTCCTCGGCGTACTGGGGTACACCCGGCAGATGGACTACCAGGTCGCCATCGGGTATGGCACCGACGGTAAACCGGATTTCTGGATTGCGGATATGAACGCCGGCGAGGCGAGCGGTGCGAACCGGGAGACGCACATCGCGTTCCGGGCCGCGGGCCCCGAGGCGGTGCAGGCCTTCTATGACGCCGCCCTGGAACTGGGTGCGGAGTCGCTGCACGCCCCGCGGCTGTGGCCCGAGTACCACCCGGCCTACTTCGGGGCGTTCGTCCGGGACCCGGATGGCAACAATGTGGAGGCCGTGTTCCACGGGGCCTGA
- a CDS encoding Ig-like domain-containing protein: MTVEADRFDRPTAQRPAPVRPVALSAETTPAAAELTPQAPVVGESVSVVAAEVARVSLLGGLPWGPLVNSPALWVAAAAARRQIGVDSLEDEVAVAENSTPAGLALPTAAVNNRVPTLNKPKVGKPDAATGVVTGVVSGKDADKDPLTFSASVGPVKGSVVVDAATGAFTYTPTAEARHAAAKSGAPASAKSDSFTVSVDDGFGGVATRVVTVSVLGKNAAPTVAGTTTVGVPDADGVVSGNLGALDADGDVLSFKASAKKGVVDVAADGSFTFTPTAAARHAASAVGAKASVTSETFTVTVTDGFGGSVTKSVTVSIKPANVVPVISDVTVRTPNSKGVVSGNVVASDVVDKDKLTYASAGVASGKVSVNAKTGAFTYTPSAATRHAAAGGGPVTETITFTVTDGHSGAVTRSVVVEIKPANAVPTTSVKVGKPNAATGVVTGVVSAKDADKDPLTFEATTGPVKGSVVIDAQTGAFTYTPTAEARHAAAKSGAPASAKSDSFTVSVDDGFGGVATRLVTVSVLGKNAVPTVAGTTTVGAPDADGVVSGNLGALDADGDALSFKASAKKGVVDVAADGTFTFTPTAAARHAASAVGAKASVTSETFTVTVTDGFGGSVTKSVTVSIKPANVVPVISDVTVRTPNSKGVVSGNVVASDVVDKDKLTYASAGVASGKVSVNAKTGAFTYTPSAATRHAAAGGGPVTETITFTVTDGHGGVATRSVVVAIAKANAVPTTSVKVNKPDAVTGVVTGVVSAKDADKDPLTFETSKGPLKGSVVLDATTGAFTYTPSAAARHAAAAKGAPASAKSDSFEVSVEDGFGGVATRVVTVSISPKASTASAGVSVLGTVSIAGRSYDGYISADGTRALVSTVTGDDETGYTTTFTLVNATSGTKLGNAVSLAGESDWLAFTEDSSKAVVTTYTWDDETETVITRVAVINATNGTRVGSVLTLAGSIDDGDSLQFTNNDTRAVLITHSYEYDDDTGESFDKTRITVVNLTNGTRAGSTWVFGSPDVDYSFVSPVVWEFNADRSRVVVTATAIGEFGDPLTEVHIINTSTGTKVGAGLTANGFSYSPTQLSADGTRAVFAYTDNSQSSGVVVLNLITGAQIGNTLTVEGQAAAQLNSNGSRVIINSAYFDPSDGSAVARISVFNASTGVQIGSTVSVAGAGALLPAQFNADETRAIITAYIFDEEAEGQIGGVRIVVIDTATGAQVGNAVSVAGRPVGLDTSDPENFQLPWATWISPNGTRALVTTIDEDKTNVAVINTTTGLQLGTTLALTGTIEYTNVGGELLVEPPAFSDDGSRIFLSTFTSGSTRFTILNTATGAQVGTTVTLAGGLSDWGYEYTTVLAGDRAAFLTFDGDDETGYTTRMAIVNTVTGAQLGSTRTFTGSWVASATFGVEGTRITVGVRTASTETTDATLNISVFDTSTGAQVGTTLAFSGSEDAWVIWDADADRALAFTSAGSTSSVDAIDLATGTRIGSTLNLSGNVWTTSINFDGTRAVAALRNANGTTTVSTLQISRDGNPPANGAVTNVSTNPTTGVVTGTVSATDPDGDALTYSGPATTDKGTLSVNPSTGAFTFSPTAAARHAALTSDIAAKTETFTVRVTDTKGNVLNVPVTVTIQPGSNANPASVNASVGIPNAVTGVATGTFTASDADGDTLTFSAPTATAKGGALYISGSSFTYVPTEAARIAAGATGAPASAKQDSFTVTVTDGHGGSATKLVTLTIAPKSTGTPTTVTTVGTVTVDGSAQAAYLNPSGSRAVIATVSSGLDSVTFTVINTLTGSKVGNTVTLAGTVPRSVQFSEDGSRAVLVVGEEAFGEATVALVNTVTGTQLGGTFSVLNDAGPFLGNPAQLNADGTRLAIVSIDLGSGGTPLSRVRLINTGNGAVVYDSNSVSGTASAVAFSGDGKVAASVLSDGVESTVRFLNATTGAQIGAPLTTTGYSVASLNHNGSKAVVTDYELNSDTTFGSRVALYTVGGSQIGTTIVIPGLLAMVPASFSSDGTRAAVTVFAVETDDNDLPTYRTGLVLLNTSTGAQVGSTILVSGFPGTLSENATFTGASFNSSGTRVLLTTSGAAFTEDVFESDVVTIVVDAITGVQVGDTITASGSQVETRFSDDGTRVLVVTRMQDDSGMFTTHASLIDTVTGTVSYELDSSGTFPVGVHLSADGARLLVAEYDGEVTTVSLLNSITGNQIGSTETIAGISGDRLQFSADGNLVVVTTVESDGDTARLVVIDTVTGTQIGGTVILAGTPTFAARISDDGATIFASTVEVVAGEAVSTAKVLKIT; this comes from the coding sequence GTGACGGTCGAGGCCGACCGCTTCGACCGGCCGACCGCGCAGCGTCCGGCGCCGGTACGCCCGGTGGCACTCAGCGCCGAAACCACGCCGGCGGCGGCCGAACTCACCCCTCAGGCTCCGGTCGTCGGCGAATCCGTATCGGTCGTCGCCGCCGAGGTGGCGCGGGTGTCACTGCTCGGCGGGCTGCCGTGGGGACCGCTGGTGAACTCGCCGGCGCTGTGGGTCGCCGCCGCAGCGGCGCGTCGCCAGATCGGGGTGGACAGCCTCGAGGACGAGGTGGCCGTCGCCGAGAACTCCACGCCGGCCGGTCTGGCGCTGCCGACGGCCGCCGTGAACAACCGGGTGCCCACGCTGAACAAGCCCAAGGTGGGTAAGCCTGATGCGGCCACGGGTGTGGTGACTGGTGTGGTGTCGGGTAAGGATGCCGATAAGGATCCGTTGACGTTTAGTGCGTCGGTGGGGCCGGTGAAGGGTTCGGTGGTGGTGGATGCGGCCACGGGGGCGTTTACGTATACCCCGACTGCGGAGGCGCGGCATGCGGCGGCGAAGTCGGGTGCTCCGGCGTCGGCGAAGTCGGATTCGTTCACGGTGTCGGTTGATGATGGTTTTGGTGGGGTGGCGACCCGGGTCGTGACGGTGTCGGTGTTGGGTAAGAATGCGGCGCCGACGGTGGCGGGGACCACTACGGTGGGTGTGCCGGATGCTGATGGTGTGGTGTCGGGGAATTTGGGTGCCCTTGATGCTGATGGTGATGTGTTGTCGTTCAAGGCGTCTGCGAAGAAGGGTGTGGTGGACGTCGCGGCGGATGGGTCGTTTACGTTCACGCCGACTGCTGCGGCGCGGCATGCGGCTTCGGCGGTGGGGGCCAAGGCGTCGGTGACGTCGGAGACGTTCACGGTGACGGTGACTGATGGTTTTGGTGGGTCGGTCACCAAGAGTGTGACGGTGTCGATCAAGCCGGCGAATGTGGTGCCGGTGATCAGTGATGTGACTGTCAGGACGCCGAATTCCAAGGGTGTGGTGTCGGGCAACGTCGTGGCCTCGGATGTGGTCGACAAGGACAAGTTGACCTACGCCAGTGCGGGTGTGGCTAGCGGGAAGGTGTCGGTGAACGCCAAGACCGGTGCGTTCACGTATACGCCGTCGGCGGCGACCCGGCATGCGGCTGCTGGTGGGGGTCCGGTGACGGAGACGATCACGTTCACCGTCACCGATGGTCACAGCGGTGCGGTAACCAGATCCGTAGTGGTGGAGATCAAACCGGCCAACGCCGTGCCGACGACGTCGGTGAAGGTGGGTAAGCCTAACGCGGCTACGGGTGTGGTGACCGGTGTGGTTTCGGCCAAGGATGCCGATAAGGATCCGTTGACGTTCGAGGCCACGACGGGCCCGGTGAAGGGTTCGGTGGTCATCGACGCGCAGACCGGGGCGTTCACGTATACCCCGACTGCGGAGGCGCGGCATGCGGCGGCGAAGTCGGGTGCTCCGGCGTCGGCGAAGTCGGATTCGTTCACGGTGTCGGTTGATGATGGTTTTGGTGGGGTGGCGACCCGGCTGGTGACCGTGTCGGTGTTGGGTAAGAATGCGGTGCCGACGGTGGCGGGGACCACTACGGTGGGTGCGCCCGATGCTGATGGTGTGGTGTCGGGGAATTTGGGTGCCCTTGATGCTGATGGTGATGCGTTGTCGTTCAAGGCGTCTGCGAAGAAGGGTGTGGTGGACGTCGCGGCGGATGGGACGTTCACGTTCACGCCGACTGCTGCGGCGCGGCATGCGGCTTCGGCGGTGGGGGCCAAGGCGTCGGTGACGTCGGAGACGTTCACGGTGACGGTGACTGATGGTTTTGGTGGGTCGGTCACCAAGAGTGTGACGGTGTCGATCAAGCCGGCGAATGTGGTGCCGGTGATCAGTGATGTGACTGTCAGGACGCCGAATTCCAAGGGTGTGGTGTCGGGCAACGTCGTGGCCTCGGATGTGGTCGACAAGGACAAGTTGACCTACGCCAGTGCGGGTGTGGCTAGCGGGAAGGTGTCGGTGAACGCCAAGACCGGTGCGTTCACGTATACGCCGTCGGCGGCGACCCGGCATGCGGCTGCTGGTGGGGGTCCGGTGACGGAGACGATCACGTTCACCGTCACCGATGGTCACGGTGGGGTGGCGACCAGATCCGTTGTGGTGGCTATCGCGAAGGCCAATGCGGTACCGACGACGTCGGTGAAGGTGAATAAGCCTGATGCGGTCACTGGTGTGGTGACCGGTGTGGTTTCGGCCAAGGATGCCGATAAGGATCCGTTGACGTTTGAGACCAGCAAGGGCCCGTTGAAGGGTTCGGTGGTGCTGGATGCGACCACGGGTGCGTTTACGTATACGCCGTCTGCGGCGGCGCGGCATGCGGCTGCGGCGAAGGGTGCGCCGGCGTCGGCGAAGTCGGATTCGTTCGAGGTGTCGGTCGAGGATGGTTTCGGTGGGGTGGCGACCCGGGTCGTGACGGTGTCGATCTCGCCGAAGGCGTCCACGGCATCTGCCGGGGTCAGCGTGCTGGGTACCGTCAGCATCGCCGGCAGGAGCTACGACGGCTACATCAGTGCCGATGGCACCCGCGCGCTGGTGTCCACGGTGACCGGCGACGACGAGACCGGCTACACCACGACTTTCACGTTGGTGAACGCGACCAGTGGCACCAAGCTGGGGAACGCCGTGTCGTTGGCGGGCGAGTCGGATTGGCTGGCCTTCACTGAGGACAGCAGCAAGGCCGTGGTGACCACCTACACCTGGGATGATGAAACCGAGACCGTGATCACTCGGGTAGCGGTCATCAACGCCACCAACGGAACTCGGGTGGGATCGGTCCTGACGTTGGCCGGCTCGATCGACGACGGGGACTCGCTGCAGTTCACGAACAACGACACCCGCGCAGTCCTCATCACCCACAGTTATGAGTACGACGACGATACCGGCGAGAGTTTCGACAAGACCCGGATCACCGTGGTCAACCTCACCAATGGGACGAGGGCCGGCAGCACATGGGTCTTCGGTAGCCCAGATGTGGACTACAGCTTCGTCTCTCCGGTGGTGTGGGAGTTCAACGCCGATCGCAGTCGGGTGGTGGTCACCGCCACGGCCATCGGCGAGTTTGGCGATCCTCTCACTGAGGTGCACATCATCAACACTTCTACCGGTACCAAGGTCGGGGCCGGGTTGACGGCCAATGGATTCAGCTACAGCCCAACGCAACTCAGTGCCGACGGGACCCGCGCTGTGTTTGCCTATACGGACAACAGCCAGTCGTCAGGTGTGGTGGTCCTGAACCTGATTACCGGGGCGCAGATCGGTAACACGCTCACTGTGGAGGGACAGGCCGCCGCGCAACTGAACTCCAACGGTAGCCGGGTCATCATCAACTCGGCCTACTTCGACCCCTCCGACGGCTCGGCAGTTGCCAGAATTTCGGTTTTCAATGCGTCGACCGGCGTGCAGATCGGCAGCACGGTCTCAGTCGCCGGGGCGGGTGCGCTCCTGCCGGCGCAGTTCAACGCCGACGAGACCCGGGCCATCATCACGGCATACATCTTTGACGAAGAGGCCGAAGGTCAAATCGGCGGAGTCCGCATCGTCGTGATCGATACGGCGACGGGTGCACAGGTGGGTAACGCGGTCAGTGTGGCCGGTAGGCCGGTCGGACTTGATACTTCGGACCCGGAGAACTTCCAGTTGCCCTGGGCGACGTGGATCAGTCCGAACGGCACCCGTGCGCTCGTCACGACAATCGACGAAGACAAGACCAATGTTGCGGTCATCAACACCACCACCGGTCTGCAACTCGGCACCACGCTGGCACTGACCGGAACGATCGAGTACACAAACGTGGGTGGCGAACTCCTGGTCGAGCCACCGGCGTTCAGTGACGATGGCAGTCGTATCTTCCTGTCGACCTTCACAAGTGGAAGTACGCGTTTCACCATCCTGAACACTGCGACTGGCGCGCAGGTCGGCACCACCGTGACGCTGGCCGGTGGCTTGTCGGACTGGGGTTACGAGTACACCACTGTTCTTGCCGGCGATCGGGCGGCGTTCCTCACCTTCGACGGTGACGACGAGACCGGGTACACCACCCGAATGGCGATTGTGAACACGGTTACCGGCGCGCAACTCGGCAGCACCCGAACCTTCACCGGAAGTTGGGTCGCCTCCGCGACGTTCGGGGTTGAGGGCACCCGCATCACGGTTGGGGTCCGCACAGCCAGTACGGAAACGACGGACGCAACGCTCAACATCTCGGTGTTCGATACATCAACCGGTGCCCAGGTCGGAACCACTCTCGCATTCAGTGGAAGCGAAGACGCTTGGGTCATCTGGGATGCTGACGCGGACCGAGCACTGGCTTTCACCAGTGCCGGCAGCACGAGCAGCGTCGACGCCATCGATCTGGCCACCGGGACACGGATCGGCAGCACACTGAACCTCAGCGGAAATGTGTGGACGACATCGATCAACTTCGACGGCACCCGCGCCGTCGCTGCGCTCAGGAATGCGAACGGCACCACCACGGTCAGCACCCTGCAAATCTCCCGAGACGGAAACCCGCCCGCCAACGGCGCAGTCACCAACGTGTCGACCAACCCGACCACCGGAGTGGTGACCGGCACCGTAAGCGCGACGGACCCCGACGGCGACGCGCTAACATACAGCGGACCCGCGACGACCGACAAGGGCACGCTGTCGGTCAACCCGTCCACCGGGGCGTTCACCTTCAGCCCTACCGCCGCCGCCCGGCACGCCGCGTTGACCAGTGATATCGCAGCCAAGACCGAAACGTTCACGGTCCGCGTCACTGACACAAAGGGCAACGTGCTCAATGTCCCGGTGACCGTGACGATCCAGCCGGGCAGCAACGCCAACCCTGCGAGCGTGAATGCCTCTGTGGGAATACCGAATGCGGTGACCGGTGTGGCGACCGGAACGTTTACGGCATCCGATGCCGACGGTGACACCCTGACGTTCAGTGCGCCGACCGCCACGGCAAAGGGTGGCGCGCTGTATATCTCGGGAAGTTCGTTCACCTACGTGCCGACCGAAGCCGCCCGGATCGCCGCCGGCGCTACAGGTGCTCCCGCTTCGGCCAAGCAGGACAGCTTCACCGTCACCGTCACCGATGGTCATGGTGGATCTGCGACGAAACTGGTCACCCTCACCATCGCACCGAAGTCCACTGGTACGCCGACGACGGTGACCACAGTGGGGACGGTCACCGTCGATGGCTCTGCGCAGGCGGCATATCTCAATCCCAGCGGTAGCAGGGCAGTGATTGCGACAGTGAGTAGCGGTCTCGATTCAGTCACCTTCACGGTGATCAACACCCTCACCGGCTCGAAGGTGGGCAACACCGTGACACTGGCCGGCACGGTGCCGAGGTCGGTGCAGTTCAGCGAGGACGGCAGCCGTGCGGTGCTGGTCGTCGGGGAAGAGGCCTTCGGCGAAGCCACTGTTGCCTTGGTGAATACGGTCACCGGCACTCAATTGGGCGGCACGTTCTCCGTTCTGAACGATGCGGGTCCCTTCCTGGGGAACCCCGCCCAACTGAATGCCGACGGCACCCGACTCGCCATCGTCAGCATCGACCTGGGCAGTGGTGGTACGCCGTTGTCCAGGGTGCGCCTGATCAACACCGGGAACGGTGCGGTGGTGTACGACTCCAACAGCGTCTCCGGTACGGCTTCGGCCGTGGCCTTCAGTGGGGATGGCAAGGTGGCTGCGTCGGTCCTCAGCGATGGCGTCGAAAGCACGGTCAGGTTCCTCAACGCGACGACGGGTGCGCAGATCGGTGCGCCTCTGACCACTACCGGGTACAGCGTTGCGTCGCTGAACCACAACGGCTCCAAGGCGGTGGTCACCGATTACGAGTTGAACAGCGACACCACCTTCGGTTCGCGGGTGGCGCTGTACACCGTCGGTGGCAGCCAGATCGGTACCACGATCGTGATCCCGGGCTTGCTGGCCATGGTGCCGGCCTCGTTCAGTTCGGATGGAACCCGCGCGGCCGTCACGGTATTCGCTGTCGAAACTGACGACAACGACTTACCCACTTACCGAACTGGACTGGTCCTCCTCAACACGTCGACCGGTGCTCAGGTGGGCTCAACGATCCTCGTCAGTGGCTTCCCGGGCACGTTGTCCGAGAATGCGACTTTCACTGGAGCGTCGTTCAACAGCTCGGGGACCCGGGTGCTGCTGACAACCAGTGGAGCCGCATTTACTGAAGACGTCTTCGAATCGGACGTCGTGACGATCGTGGTCGATGCGATCACGGGCGTACAAGTGGGTGACACGATCACAGCGTCGGGCAGTCAGGTCGAGACCAGGTTCAGCGATGACGGCACCAGGGTTCTGGTGGTAACCCGCATGCAGGACGACAGCGGCATGTTCACGACGCATGCCTCGCTGATCGATACCGTCACCGGCACGGTCAGCTACGAACTCGACAGCAGCGGCACGTTCCCGGTCGGAGTTCATCTGAGCGCGGATGGTGCTCGGCTTCTGGTGGCGGAGTATGACGGTGAGGTCACTACGGTGTCGTTGCTGAACTCGATTACCGGCAATCAGATCGGCAGCACCGAGACCATCGCGGGTATCTCGGGGGATCGCCTGCAGTTCAGTGCGGACGGGAATCTGGTGGTGGTCACCACGGTGGAGTCGGACGGGGACACTGCGCGGCTGGTCGTCATCGACACCGTGACGGGCACTCAGATCGGAGGCACCGTAATTCTGGCCGGGACTCCGACATTTGCAGCGCGAATCAGTGACGACGGTGCGACGATCTTCGCCTCGACTGTGGAAGTCGTTGCAGGTGAAGCCGTCTCGACGGCAAAGGTCCTGAAGATCACCTAA
- a CDS encoding mycothiol transferase produces MTTAVRELLRDFFTRLIEHVDELTDGLTDEVSSWQPAAGANSIAWLIWHSARCQDLQLCDIAGTEQVWTRDGWFERFALDLPPGDIGYGHGPDEVAKVRPPAKLLSGYYHAVHKVTLEYVASIDDGELERIVDDNWDPPVTASARLVSIIDDCAQHLGQAAYIKGTLSRT; encoded by the coding sequence ATGACCACTGCTGTCAGAGAACTGCTGCGGGATTTCTTCACACGGCTGATCGAACACGTCGATGAGCTCACCGACGGGCTGACCGACGAGGTGTCGTCGTGGCAGCCGGCGGCGGGGGCGAACAGCATCGCCTGGCTCATCTGGCACAGCGCCCGTTGCCAGGATCTCCAGCTGTGCGACATCGCGGGTACCGAGCAGGTGTGGACCCGCGATGGCTGGTTCGAACGTTTCGCTCTGGATCTGCCGCCCGGCGACATCGGATACGGGCACGGCCCCGATGAGGTGGCCAAGGTGCGGCCCCCGGCGAAGTTGCTGTCCGGCTACTACCACGCGGTGCACAAGGTGACGTTGGAGTACGTCGCCTCCATTGACGACGGCGAGCTCGAGCGCATCGTCGACGACAACTGGGATCCGCCGGTGACGGCCAGTGCGCGGCTGGTCAGCATCATCGACGACTGCGCGCAGCACCTCGGGCAGGCCGCCTACATCAAGGGCACCCTGAGCCGAACTTGA